The genomic DNA GTAGGCAAAGCCGCGGTTTTCGGTGGGGTTTTTCGGACCGGCACCGGGGGCCgaggtgggtttggcggtggggagaTGGACGCGGGTGATGTCGTCCAAAGTGATGGTGCCGCCCGAGTTGTCGACGAACCACTGTTTGAGTTCTGGCTTTGTGACTGTGAAGCGGAGGTTGCCGATCCAGATGCCGTAGGGGGAGcgttctttcttttcctttttggtCTTATCGGTCTTGGGGGTGTCGGAGTCAGAGTTGGAGCCCTCGTCGTCAGATTTGGGCTTTGCCGGAAGGGATTTGCCCTTTTTGAGAAGACGTTTGGcctttttggaggggggttcgGGGAGGTTGACGTCGACTTCGATTTCGGTGAGGTCGGTCTTACGCTTTTTGGAGGTCTTGTCTTTCTTGACctcgggagaggagggtggagaggatgaatCGGATGCCATTGTTATTGTGGTGGCAGTGGGAGAAAATGGGTTGTCTGGGATGGTCGAGGTTAGGACCGGTGATGTTCTCCAGTGCGCAAGCAGGCAAGATGGGAATTTTTGGGCAGTGTTGGAAATTTTACTTGAGCGATAAGCGATAAGGAAACAAGCATCCATCGATTGCGGGGGGCTCGGCAGGTAGCCGCACTTCCACCGACTGCTCCACACCCCGCTAGATCGCAGTTCAGCTTCAATGACGGCACCGGCCAGGTACACACAGACGACGGTCGCTGAGCTAATTTGTCTCGTGTAACCAGTCGGTTTGGTTGTACGGTAAGCCCTCGAGGAAGCTACAGTATATCACTCGTATAGAATAGAGCACTAGGGGTTATAGAATCACGAGTTTgacacagcaacacaacaaGACTGGATCTTAATACATGCACATTTGCGCCGATGGAGTACACGACCAATGGATAACCCTCAAACACCGAGGTTGTCCCGCGGCCACACGCATTGTCAGGTAATAAACATGTCGGGTAGGTACCTGAGGTATGCGATAAAATAGGGATATGGTATTCGTCATCAGGCGGTcatgggggagggtgttttgCGCCGCTCCCAAACATGCACCTCCTGAAGCTTCCGAAGAATGTAAGGGGCGGTTGCCAATCTTCTTCTTATGGCCTTCATGTAGAGCCCATGGATCTTGGATCTGGAAACTGGTCTCGTGGGACTGAAGTCAGTTCTTCCAGCCGTCTGTGACGGGCAACAAGCAAGCTAGATCCAAAGCTGGTGGATCCATTGGTACCCGATCCGTTGCTAAGGTAAAGATCCCATTAAAACTCACGTGCTATTAATGGGGGTAGCTTGGCAGAGAACAAatgcaacaacaacaggaacCCTTTCATGTTAGACCGCTTTTGTACCTCTGGCTAAAGAAAGACGCAGATGCAACAAGCACTGCGTGCGCTGTTCCCTGAAAGACTGCATATGTGTGGAAGGCAGGAGACTGCCTCTTTGGGCTAGCACAGGCCCATCGCCAGCAAACCAGCAGCGGGCAAATTCCTCGTCGGCTCTCCACTCCGGCGCAGCCCTTGCTCCCCTAAACTTCCTTTGACCACCTCACACTTCACTTCCTGACTGGTCCAACCCAAGCCTGTGAGCCGGGGTCGCCTGGATGCTCTCTGGTCACTCTCCGCCGCACCTCCCTCAAttttcccatcccactccACACAGACCGCCGCctctcatcttcctccaatTCACCATCTGACATCTGGCAATCGGCGAGTCGTCCGCTCTGCTGCGCTGTCGACCAAACCCAACCAGACAAACCCTCGCAATCCACAAACCCGACGTCGCTAAGCTGCAGAGGGACCTGCTTTGCTGCACCCGCAACCGCACAATGAACGCTGTGTTGTCACCGCAACCACCGATTTTCCCTCATCAGCACGAAACCACCCGGATCTCGCCCTCTCGATCCAGTACGTTTGagtcctcccctccctgcTTTGAGCCCGCCGTCCAGGATGATGCACACACGCCAGCGGATCTTCCGCAGCCCAGCAACTGGTCTCCAGGTCCAATTTACTGACCCTTTCTCAGTGTCACCATATAACAACATGGCATCCAGAAAGAGGAAGGCCGACGACGATAACGACGACATGTCGGTCTCGCCCCTGAGCTCGCCAGCCCTTCCATCCAGACCGATTGTCAGGCCGTCAAAAAAGATCCGACAAGCCAACGACGACGTAGCTGCCCGCCCGCTGTCACTGCCCCGTCTTCTCGAAACTCTCACCAACGACCAGCTCCGAACAGTCCTCCAAACCATCTGCGAACGACACCCCGATATTGGGCACGAGGTGGTCACTAGCGCGCCACGACCGACCGTCGCCTGTGCGCTCGATATCTTGGCCGGGTACCAGGAGAAGCTACACGATGCAACTCCACTTGGCCATACAAACTCCGACTATGCCTATTTCCGAGTGAAGCAACAGCTGGGCGCCCTCCTCGATGCCATTTCCGATTTCACGTCACAATTCCTCCCGCCGTTGGAGCAGCAGACAAACATATCATTGCAGTTTTTGGACGGTGTCACCAAAATCATTCACGAACTCCCCGACTGGGAAAACCAATCACATCGCCACCACAAGGATGCTGCGTACGATGAGATTTCGGCGGCATGGGCACTTGTCATCACGGAAGCTTCAAAAAGGGGCGGAGGTTTTATCGTTCATACCGGAGGCTGGGACCAGAGGCTAGTAAAGCACAATCAACAGTCAGGAGGCAAAATGGGACAGGCCATCAACGCCTTGGCGGTGGAAGTCGGATGGCAAGGACAGAACCCGATTACCGACACACCGGCTCCGTCAGGGAGGGACCCTAATTCGATCTTGAACCAGCTTATTAACGGTGCATACGGTTCACCCGTCCGTGTTGGACCTTGGTAAATAGCAACAATCTAGGTTGCTACTTCACCGGTCCTTACATTTAAAGAAGGGGCGTAAATCTTTGTGACGAAATGCCTTTGCGACAATTTTCTTTACTAGCTATTTCCACTCTCGGGAAACGAAGGATTCAGGGGCGACAAGGGCATAGACTTTGGGGTGCTGGTCATGGGGCGAGGGGTTCTGgcttttttattatttttctttttcttttgtttgtttacGCACACACACTCGGCGTTTTGCTGTTATACTCCTTTATTATCG from Podospora pseudoanserina strain CBS 124.78 chromosome 2, whole genome shotgun sequence includes the following:
- the STS1 gene encoding Tethering factor for nuclear proteasome sts1 (COG:U; EggNog:ENOG503NW4S); protein product: MNAVLSPQPPIFPHQHETTRISPSRSMSPYNNMASRKRKADDDNDDMSVSPLSSPALPSRPIVRPSKKIRQANDDVAARPLSLPRLLETLTNDQLRTVLQTICERHPDIGHEVVTSAPRPTVACALDILAGYQEKLHDATPLGHTNSDYAYFRVKQQLGALLDAISDFTSQFLPPLEQQTNISLQFLDGVTKIIHELPDWENQSHRHHKDAAYDEISAAWALVITEASKRGGGFIVHTGGWDQRLVKHNQQSGGKMGQAINALAVEVGWQGQNPITDTPAPSGRDPNSILNQLINGAYGSPVRVGPW